GCTGACCATGTCCGGTTCGCAGGAGGTGATTAACCGCGCGACGCCGATCGCCCGCAGGATGATCGAGACAGCCAGACAGCAGATGCCGCTAACTGCCGATGACGTTCTCCGCATCAGCATCGAGACGCCGCGCGACGGGGGCGGCGGCGACGCTCTCCAGCGAATCGTCCTGCCCGGTATCCGCAAGGTCATTCAGCCAAAAACGAACGGTCAGAGTGAATACCTGAAGCTCATCTCGGAGAACGATATCGTCGTTGGAATCGGTCCTGCGGGTACAGGCAAGACGTATCTGGCAGTGGCTGCTGCAGTCGATGCACTGGCACGAAAGAGAGTAAAGCGAATCGTGCTTGCGCGTCCTGCAGTCGAGGCCGGCGAAAGCCTCGGTTTCCTGCCTGGCGACTTGCAGGCCAAAGTCGATCCGTATCTGCGGCCCCTCTACGATGCGCTGGAAGACATGATGCCACCTGAGCGCGTTCAAAAGGCGCTGGAAACGCGTACCATCGAGATCGCCCCGCTGGCCTACATGCGCGGACGCACACTCGCCGACGCTTTCGTGATTCTCGATGAAGCGCAGAACGCGACCAACGCCCAGATGAAAATGTTTCTCACGCGGCTCGGCGTTAATTCGCAGACGGTGATCACTGGCGACAAGACGCAGATAGATTTGCCGCGCCGCGAGGACTCCGGTCTCGTCCAGATCGAACGAATTCTTCCGGGTATCGACGGAATCGGTTTCCAATATCTGAACGACTCGGATGTCGTTAGACATCGCCTCGTGCGGGAAATCATCAAGGCATACGCTGACGACGCCGGCAACTGAGCGGACCATGACCGGTTCTGGCATCGTTGTCGACGTGTCGTCCAGCGTCAGGCGTCTGCCGTTAGCGCCGGGCCGCGTTAGAGCCCTCGTCGAGACGACACTCAGAGCGGAACGCATAGCAGACGCAATGGTATCCGTCGCGTTCGTCGGTACGACGATCATGCGGCGAATGAATCACGACTACCTTGGCCATCGCGGGCCCACCGACGTGATCTCGTTTGGCATGGGACGCGAGCAGTCAAGCTTGCCCGCGGTTGGTGACATCTATATTTGCGTCGACGTTGCGCGGCGGAATGCGAAACGGCTTGGGATCGGTTTGCGCGACGAGCTGTCCCGATTGGTAGTGCATGGCGCTCTCCATGTCGCTGGACTCGAGCACCCCGAGGGCGAATCACGCACCACATCTCCAATGTGGCGCAGGCAGGAGCGAATCCTTGAACGCCTCCGCTGAACTACTGCTTGGCGAGTTTGCCGCCGGAAAAATTCCAGCCCTTGCTCGAGCGGTAAGCATCGTCGAGAACCAGCGACCCGGCGTTGATGAAATACTGGGCGCGCTGCATTCAAAGCTCGGAAATGCACGCCGCATCGGCATCACCGGCCCGCCAGGTGCGGGTAAGAGCACAATCACGACATTGCTCGCGGAACAGTTCAGAATCGGCGGCCTCACCGTTGGAATCGTTTGCGTCGATCCAACGTCGCCATTCACCGGTGGTGCACTGCTCGGCGACCGGGTGAGGATGGAACGCGTGGCGCTCGACCCCGGAGTGTTCATCCGATCGATGGCGACCCGGGGCTCGCTTGGCGGTCTGGCGGCGTCGACACGCGAGATTTCGGACCTGCTCGACGGGTTTGGATTCGATCGGATCATCATCGAAACTGTCGGAGTCGGGCAGTCGGAGCTTGACGTGGCGCGGACAGCAGACACGACAGTGGTGGTGCTGGTTCCTGAATCCGGCGATTCAATACAGACCCTCAAGGCGGGCGTGATGGAGATTGCGGACATCTTCGTCGTCAACAAGGCTGACCGCCCCGGTGCAGACAGGCTGCGCAACGACGTCGAGCTGATGCTGGGGCTGAGGAAAGGCGCCGCGCACCCAAAGGTACCGGCGCATCACGGAGTCGATCTGAAGCGGTTGGAGCGCACACCACTGAGGGCCACGGAAGCCACGGACAATGCGCGCTGGACTCCTCCAGTGCTCAGTTCAATAGCCGCCAAAGGAGAAGGGATCACGGCCATCGTAGAGTCTCTCGACCGGCACTTCCGTTATCTTGAGAATACCGGCGCGCTGCGGGAGCGACGGCGCGAGCGGCTATCTGAAAGAGTCATTGAAGTGGCCGACCGCCGAATGCGGCGACGGCTCTGGGATACACCGGGAGCCAGGGGTTGGCTCAAGGGAAGAGTGGATGAGCTCGAGGCTGGTTCTGTTACACCATATGCCGTTGCCGACGATCTGCTTGCGGCGTACGGGCACCTCGTAACCGGGACAAATGCGTGACGTCTATCGATACTGCACCAAGCGCTGGTGACGAGCTCGCTGACCCCGATGATCTAGCGGCTGAAAACGAGCGGCTTCGTGCCGAGATTGGCGAGTGGAAACGCAGGTTCAGCGCTGCGCAGAAGCGGGACATCACGTTCGCGAATTCCGAGTCCGAAGTTGAGGCGGTTTACAGCGCGCTCGACATCGCGGGGTTGAGCGCGCGCGACCTGGGCGTTCCGGGAGGCTTTCCATATACTCGCGGAATTCATCCCACAGGATACCGCGGCAAGCTGTGGACCATGCGTCAGTTCGCCGGCTTCGGGAGCGCCCGGGATACCAACGAGCGTTACAAGTTTCTGCTGGCGCACGGCCAGACCGGGCTCTCGGTGGCGTTCGACTTTCCAACACTAATGGGATACGACTCGGATCACCCCCGCTCCGAAGGTGAGGTCGGAAAGTGCGGCGTTGCTATTTCCAGTCTCGCAGACATGGAAGTCCTGTTCGACGGAATACCGCTGGACAAGGTTTCCACTTCGATGACGATCAATGGTCCGGCAGTGATTCTGTATTGTTTTTACATCGCCGCCGCCGAAAAACAGGGAGTGGACGCGAAGGAGCTTCGGGGCACGATTCAGAATGATATCCTGAAGGAATACATGGCGCAGCATGCGTGGGTCTATCCCATCGAGCCGGCGCTTCGCCTGATTGTCGACTGCTTCGAATGGTCGGCACAGCACGTTCCCCAGTGGAATACCATTTCAATCTCCGGGTACCATATCCGCGAAGCGGGCGCAACTGCTGCGCAGGAGCTGGCCTTCACGCTTGCCGACGGATTCACGTACGTCGAACGCGGGATCGAACGCGGTCTGGACGTGGATTCGTTTGCACCAAGGCTTTCGTTTTTCTGGGACATTCACAACGATTTCTTCGAGGAGATCGCCAAGCTTCGTGCGGCTCGCCGCATCTGGGCGCGACACCTGCGGGGTCGCTACGGCGCGCGGGATCCGCGCTCGCTTGTCATGCGATTCCATTCGCAGACAGCGGGTGTCACGCTCACTGCCCAGCAACCGATGAACAACGTCGTCCGCGTCGCATATCAGGCGATGGCGGCGGTGCTGGGAGGAACGCAGTCGCTTCACACGAATTCAATGGACGAGACTCTCGCGCTTCCTACTGAAGAATCGGTCCAAGTGGCGCTGCGGACGCAGCAGGTTCTTGCCTTTGAGACGGGCGTACCTAACGTCATCGACCCGCTTGGCGGCTCGTATTATATGGAAGCCCTTACAACTCGTCTCGAAGAGGAAGCCGAATCCCTGTTTCGCCAGATAGAGGACATCGGCGGGGTGGTGCGAGGGCTCGAGACGGGATGGCTGCAACGCAAGATCGCTGAATCGGCGGCACGGCAGCAATGGGAGATCGAGCAGCATCGCCGAGTGATCGTCGGCGTGAATGAATTCGTGACCGATGAGCCGGAACTGACCATCCCGCTCCTGAAAATCGGTGATACAGAAGCGGAGCAACGCGAGCGGCTCGCCCACGTGCGGGCCACACGCGACAATGCCGTCGTGCAGACAAGACTGGACGCATTGCGCACCGCAGCCAGATCGAGCGAAAACATGATGCCCCACATCCTCGACGCCGCGCGCGCATACTGCACGCTGTACGAGATCAGGGCGGCGATGGAAGATGTGTTCGGGGCCTA
The DNA window shown above is from Gemmatimonadaceae bacterium and carries:
- the ybeY gene encoding rRNA maturation RNase YbeY, with the translated sequence MTGSGIVVDVSSSVRRLPLAPGRVRALVETTLRAERIADAMVSVAFVGTTIMRRMNHDYLGHRGPTDVISFGMGREQSSLPAVGDIYICVDVARRNAKRLGIGLRDELSRLVVHGALHVAGLEHPEGESRTTSPMWRRQERILERLR
- a CDS encoding methylmalonyl-CoA mutase family protein, translating into MTSIDTAPSAGDELADPDDLAAENERLRAEIGEWKRRFSAAQKRDITFANSESEVEAVYSALDIAGLSARDLGVPGGFPYTRGIHPTGYRGKLWTMRQFAGFGSARDTNERYKFLLAHGQTGLSVAFDFPTLMGYDSDHPRSEGEVGKCGVAISSLADMEVLFDGIPLDKVSTSMTINGPAVILYCFYIAAAEKQGVDAKELRGTIQNDILKEYMAQHAWVYPIEPALRLIVDCFEWSAQHVPQWNTISISGYHIREAGATAAQELAFTLADGFTYVERGIERGLDVDSFAPRLSFFWDIHNDFFEEIAKLRAARRIWARHLRGRYGARDPRSLVMRFHSQTAGVTLTAQQPMNNVVRVAYQAMAAVLGGTQSLHTNSMDETLALPTEESVQVALRTQQVLAFETGVPNVIDPLGGSYYMEALTTRLEEEAESLFRQIEDIGGVVRGLETGWLQRKIAESAARQQWEIEQHRRVIVGVNEFVTDEPELTIPLLKIGDTEAEQRERLAHVRATRDNAVVQTRLDALRTAARSSENMMPHILDAARAYCTLYEIRAAMEDVFGAYREPVFF
- a CDS encoding PhoH family protein yields the protein MSTEGADMLTLAGVNDENLIELSKQSGARIALRGDSLTMSGSQEVINRATPIARRMIETARQQMPLTADDVLRISIETPRDGGGGDALQRIVLPGIRKVIQPKTNGQSEYLKLISENDIVVGIGPAGTGKTYLAVAAAVDALARKRVKRIVLARPAVEAGESLGFLPGDLQAKVDPYLRPLYDALEDMMPPERVQKALETRTIEIAPLAYMRGRTLADAFVILDEAQNATNAQMKMFLTRLGVNSQTVITGDKTQIDLPRREDSGLVQIERILPGIDGIGFQYLNDSDVVRHRLVREIIKAYADDAGN
- the meaB gene encoding methylmalonyl Co-A mutase-associated GTPase MeaB yields the protein MNASAELLLGEFAAGKIPALARAVSIVENQRPGVDEILGALHSKLGNARRIGITGPPGAGKSTITTLLAEQFRIGGLTVGIVCVDPTSPFTGGALLGDRVRMERVALDPGVFIRSMATRGSLGGLAASTREISDLLDGFGFDRIIIETVGVGQSELDVARTADTTVVVLVPESGDSIQTLKAGVMEIADIFVVNKADRPGADRLRNDVELMLGLRKGAAHPKVPAHHGVDLKRLERTPLRATEATDNARWTPPVLSSIAAKGEGITAIVESLDRHFRYLENTGALRERRRERLSERVIEVADRRMRRRLWDTPGARGWLKGRVDELEAGSVTPYAVADDLLAAYGHLVTGTNA